The Zobellia alginiliquefaciens genome contains a region encoding:
- a CDS encoding glycoside hydrolase family 30 protein: MKRWVLFGLAISNFCFVSGQENVISIEIDTATSFQTIHNFAASDAWAAQYVGLWPEVKRNQVAEWLFSTETDKMGSPKGIGLTAWRFNIGAGSARQGGESGIKDSWRRSEGFLQDDGSSYDWQKQAGQQWFLQAAKKNGVEQFIAFSNSPPVSMTMNGKGHSTNGKSANLSTENYAAYGNFLADVLKHFKDSLAIDFNYTSPFNEPQWEWKGGQEGSPWNNDELASATRMIDSVFQSRNISSKIEITEAGAIDYLTGSKEKYPNRSDQIETFFNPDNPHFLGNLKGLAPKVAAHSYFTTWNVEKLKRERERIAEKLHKYPFLEYWMSEYCILENNEEIKGKGRGVAMQTALYVARVIHADLTIANASAWHWWLAMSPYDFKDGLVYHDKRVDDGDIYDSKLLWAFGNYSRFIRPGASRISAIYKNDTSTETLQNGVLISAYKNKDNSVVVVAVNQKNTAVDLMLSLDLESFKKVNCYVTDAEQNLKSKDLEKQGNDKYTLNRKSVTTFVFR; the protein is encoded by the coding sequence ATGAAAAGATGGGTTTTATTCGGTTTAGCAATTAGTAATTTTTGTTTTGTATCAGGACAAGAAAATGTGATTTCTATAGAAATTGATACAGCTACTTCTTTTCAGACCATTCATAATTTTGCTGCTTCAGATGCTTGGGCGGCACAATATGTTGGGCTTTGGCCAGAGGTCAAAAGAAACCAAGTTGCAGAATGGTTATTTAGTACCGAAACGGATAAAATGGGGTCTCCAAAAGGAATCGGTTTAACAGCATGGCGTTTCAATATTGGTGCAGGCAGTGCTAGACAGGGCGGTGAAAGTGGTATAAAGGATTCTTGGCGACGTAGCGAAGGTTTTTTGCAAGATGATGGTTCTTCGTACGATTGGCAAAAACAAGCAGGGCAGCAATGGTTTTTGCAAGCGGCTAAGAAAAATGGGGTAGAGCAGTTCATAGCCTTTTCAAACAGTCCGCCCGTATCAATGACAATGAATGGAAAGGGACATTCTACCAATGGTAAATCGGCAAACTTGTCCACAGAAAACTATGCAGCTTATGGCAACTTCCTCGCTGATGTACTAAAACATTTTAAAGATAGTTTAGCGATTGATTTTAATTATACCAGTCCTTTTAATGAACCACAATGGGAATGGAAAGGAGGGCAAGAAGGCTCACCTTGGAATAATGACGAGCTGGCGTCCGCAACTCGGATGATCGACTCTGTTTTTCAATCTAGAAATATATCCTCGAAGATAGAAATCACAGAAGCCGGTGCCATTGACTATTTAACGGGAAGTAAAGAGAAATATCCAAATAGAAGCGATCAAATAGAAACCTTTTTTAATCCGGATAACCCTCATTTCTTGGGTAATCTTAAAGGTCTGGCACCCAAGGTGGCTGCACATAGTTACTTTACTACTTGGAATGTTGAAAAACTTAAAAGGGAGAGAGAACGCATAGCGGAAAAATTACATAAATACCCATTTTTAGAATACTGGATGAGTGAATACTGCATCTTGGAAAATAACGAAGAAATCAAAGGCAAGGGGAGAGGGGTAGCTATGCAAACTGCTTTATATGTAGCACGTGTTATACATGCAGACCTCACGATAGCCAATGCGAGTGCATGGCATTGGTGGCTGGCAATGAGTCCCTATGATTTTAAGGACGGATTGGTATATCATGATAAGCGCGTTGACGATGGGGATATTTATGATTCAAAACTGCTCTGGGCCTTTGGTAATTATTCCCGTTTCATTCGCCCTGGAGCTTCAAGAATTTCTGCAATCTATAAAAACGATACCTCCACGGAAACATTGCAAAATGGGGTATTGATTTCGGCATATAAAAATAAGGATAACAGCGTGGTGGTAGTGGCCGTGAACCAAAAGAATACGGCTGTAGATTTAATGTTATCACTAGATCTTGAATCCTTCAAGAAAGTGAACTGCTATGTAACGGACGCCGAGCAGAACTTAAAAAGTAAGGATTTAGAAAAACAGGGGAATGATAAATATACACTGAACAGAAAATCAGTAACCACTTTTGTTTTCCGATAA
- a CDS encoding sulfatase-like hydrolase/transferase: MIFLSWDVSAQNTWDTSQKPNIIFILTDDLGFGDLGVLFQKQRTNKGKTGSQLEFTPNLDRMAAEGALMPHHYSAAPVCAPSRASLLLGQSQGHANIRDNQFDKALANNHTLGTILQAADYKTAAIGKWGLQGKGKGPNWPSHPLNQGFDYYLGYIRHGDGHEHYPKEGIYRGTKEVYENRTNITPDLDKCYTADLWTAAAKKWIVDHKQGEEGNKPFFMYLAYDTPHAVLELPTQAYPKGGGLEGGLQWTGEPDKMINTASGTVDSWVHPDYANAKYIPEGTKKPVAWPDVYKRYATDTRRIDSAVGDIIQLLKDLHIDDNTLVVFTSDNGPSVESYLDNQPIVPTFFESYGPFTGIKRDCWEGGVRMPTIARWPGTIQQETVVESPSISYDWMPTFSEIAGIPAPAVTDGTSLLPSLKGIGDQPESNVYIEYYESGKTPEYDAFASDLRKRRRNQMQMIRKGDYVGIRYDIQSENDDFEIYNVIDDSRQSKNLASEANFKSLQEEMKGAVLQQRMPNPSAARPYDDALVPSVSIENLKKGIVYKSFKGYFPWVPRTEGLSPVDAGVVHEIRSAINSKEESDVTYFEGYIKVPSDGEYNFYLRTGRSGVLRIHESTVIDADFEYVKNSNMRGKYRLEAGLHPIRLYLKNGRKGKPQFNLEWSGPGFTRETIPAELIFH; this comes from the coding sequence ATGATTTTTTTAAGTTGGGATGTAAGCGCACAAAATACCTGGGATACTTCTCAGAAACCGAATATTATTTTCATTCTAACTGATGATTTAGGGTTTGGTGATCTAGGCGTATTATTTCAAAAGCAGAGGACCAATAAGGGAAAAACTGGTTCTCAGTTGGAATTTACCCCAAATTTAGATCGTATGGCCGCAGAAGGAGCGTTAATGCCTCACCATTATTCTGCTGCCCCGGTTTGTGCTCCGTCTAGGGCATCCCTTTTATTAGGGCAAAGTCAGGGTCATGCTAACATTAGGGACAATCAGTTTGACAAAGCTCTGGCAAACAACCATACCTTAGGCACTATTCTGCAGGCAGCAGATTACAAAACGGCGGCTATAGGTAAATGGGGTTTGCAAGGTAAGGGCAAAGGTCCCAATTGGCCCTCCCATCCATTAAATCAAGGTTTTGATTATTATTTGGGATACATTCGCCATGGAGATGGACATGAGCATTACCCAAAAGAAGGTATTTACCGGGGTACAAAAGAGGTGTACGAGAACCGTACAAATATTACTCCCGATCTAGATAAATGTTATACAGCGGATTTATGGACTGCCGCAGCTAAAAAATGGATCGTAGATCACAAGCAAGGTGAAGAAGGTAACAAGCCGTTTTTTATGTATTTGGCTTACGATACGCCACACGCAGTTTTAGAGTTGCCTACCCAAGCCTACCCAAAAGGAGGCGGTTTAGAAGGAGGCCTGCAATGGACAGGCGAACCGGACAAAATGATAAATACGGCAAGTGGTACGGTGGATTCATGGGTGCATCCTGATTATGCCAATGCCAAGTATATTCCCGAGGGGACAAAGAAACCCGTAGCGTGGCCTGATGTATATAAACGCTATGCTACCGATACGCGTAGAATTGACAGTGCCGTTGGTGATATTATTCAGCTGTTAAAAGACTTACATATTGATGATAATACATTGGTAGTTTTTACATCTGATAATGGTCCTTCGGTGGAGTCCTATTTAGATAACCAACCGATTGTACCTACATTTTTTGAGAGCTATGGACCATTTACAGGTATTAAAAGAGATTGTTGGGAAGGCGGCGTTCGGATGCCTACTATAGCACGGTGGCCAGGCACAATTCAACAAGAAACCGTAGTTGAAAGCCCTAGTATCTCATACGATTGGATGCCTACTTTTTCAGAAATTGCCGGGATTCCCGCACCAGCGGTTACGGATGGCACATCGTTACTGCCATCTTTAAAAGGTATTGGCGATCAGCCTGAAAGTAACGTGTATATTGAGTACTACGAATCTGGGAAAACCCCTGAATATGATGCTTTCGCAAGTGATTTAAGAAAACGAAGACGGAATCAAATGCAGATGATTCGAAAAGGGGATTATGTAGGCATTCGATACGACATTCAATCGGAAAACGATGATTTTGAAATCTATAATGTAATCGACGATTCGCGACAATCCAAAAATCTTGCTTCAGAAGCTAATTTCAAATCCTTACAAGAAGAAATGAAAGGCGCCGTTTTGCAGCAAAGGATGCCGAACCCAAGTGCTGCCAGACCCTATGACGATGCTCTGGTTCCTTCCGTATCAATAGAAAATTTAAAAAAGGGTATTGTTTACAAATCTTTCAAAGGGTATTTTCCTTGGGTGCCACGTACTGAAGGCTTATCTCCTGTGGATGCTGGAGTCGTTCATGAAATAAGGTCGGCCATAAATAGTAAAGAGGAAAGTGATGTAACTTATTTTGAAGGGTATATTAAAGTTCCTTCTGATGGAGAATATAATTTTTACCTAAGAACTGGCCGCAGTGGAGTATTGCGCATACATGAATCTACGGTTATTGATGCCGACTTCGAATATGTCAAAAACTCTAATATGAGAGGGAAGTATCGGTTAGAGGCAGGCTTGCATCCAATTCGGCTTTATTTAAAAAATGGAAGAAAAGGAAAGCCACAATTTAATTTGGAATGGAGTGGGCCAGGTTTTACACGAGAAACAATTCCTGCGGAATTGATTTTTCATTAA
- a CDS encoding family 43 glycosylhydrolase, protein MKLINQNSLGYFKTFMAIALISLVSCKSKNENKSIETSSVKPSNSNFYNFTYQEIKGIGPDSTYNRRDNSDIIKVGDTYYVWYSRMDSPVTSGYWATIWYATSKDEGYTWQEQGMALDIGKKGGFDSHSVFTPNILVYNGKYYLYYTGVQPTPGNPNNEFEGNHTTDFTAIGLAVSDSPEGPFKRVENNPVLTVSETPEDFDSYRIDDASMLVKDNKIWLFYKGRSIVDGAKGPGLTEMSVAYAEKPEGPFIKHKGSLLDKSHEVLIWKNNTNIAALTSISKSIYSADDGIHFSILQDSLTHIPKAPGLYRPDLEDGNTATETPGWGIAMKGKKGQVHLVRFEMNK, encoded by the coding sequence ATGAAACTAATAAATCAAAACAGTTTAGGTTACTTTAAAACTTTTATGGCAATTGCCCTAATTTCTTTAGTAAGCTGTAAATCGAAAAATGAAAATAAATCCATAGAAACATCATCGGTAAAACCATCGAATTCAAATTTTTATAATTTTACCTATCAAGAGATTAAAGGTATTGGTCCTGATAGTACCTATAACAGACGTGATAATAGTGACATTATAAAAGTAGGAGACACGTATTATGTTTGGTATTCTAGAATGGATAGTCCGGTAACCTCCGGTTATTGGGCTACTATTTGGTACGCAACCTCAAAAGATGAAGGTTACACTTGGCAAGAACAAGGTATGGCTCTTGATATAGGAAAAAAAGGGGGATTTGATAGCCATTCCGTTTTTACACCTAATATTCTGGTCTACAATGGTAAATATTACCTGTATTATACCGGTGTGCAACCAACGCCAGGAAACCCGAACAATGAATTTGAGGGAAACCATACAACCGACTTTACGGCAATCGGACTTGCTGTTTCCGATAGTCCTGAAGGTCCTTTCAAAAGAGTAGAGAACAATCCTGTTTTGACTGTTAGTGAAACCCCGGAAGATTTTGACAGTTACAGAATAGACGATGCCAGCATGTTGGTCAAAGACAATAAAATATGGCTCTTCTATAAAGGAAGATCTATTGTAGATGGAGCAAAAGGGCCAGGTCTAACCGAAATGAGTGTTGCATACGCAGAAAAACCTGAAGGACCCTTCATAAAACATAAAGGTTCCCTTTTAGATAAAAGCCATGAAGTTTTGATATGGAAAAACAATACAAATATTGCCGCGCTTACCTCAATAAGCAAAAGTATATATAGCGCTGATGATGGCATACATTTTTCAATTCTGCAAGATAGTCTAACCCATATTCCTAAAGCACCAGGCTTATACCGACCCGATTTAGAAGATGGAAATACCGCTACAGAAACACCAGGTTGGGGCATAGCAATGAAAGGAAAGAAAGGTCAAGTTCATTTAGTTCGTTTTGAAATGAATAAGTAG